One segment of Pelecanus crispus isolate bPelCri1 chromosome 2, bPelCri1.pri, whole genome shotgun sequence DNA contains the following:
- the GMNN gene encoding geminin isoform X1, whose protein sequence is MNSKMKQKPNAEKSSGSLQKYLTDTTCSAAPRRTLKMIQPSATGCLVGRRNEKKSSVKRKLWNNKFTSKASKAEVSVEKEQENENMNDVVQAVDLMVKGSPSSQYWKELAEERRKALYEVLQENEKLHKEIEQKDGEIARLKEENEELMSLAEHVHYMTSMIERLTGEAPDNLETLKSLPLEESKQENEELNHEDDADSASEEGPSQVSCGLRESISDLASKEANNLQLE, encoded by the exons ATGAAttccaaaatgaaacagaaaccGAACGCAGAAAAATCATCGGGATCTTTGCAG AAGTACCTCACAGACACCACATGCAGTGCTGCCCCAAGACGGACTCTTAAAATGATTCAGCCTTCAGCAACAGGTTGCCTGGTTGGCAGACGTAATGAG AAGAAATCTTCAGTCAAAAGGAAACTCTGGAATAACAAGTTCACCTCAAAGGCTTCTAAAGCTGAGGTGTCTGTGGAGAAGGAGCAAGAAAATGAGAATATGAATGATGTTGTTCAAGCTGTAGATCTCATGGTAAAAG GAAGTCCTTCATCTCAATATTGGAAAGAATTGgctgaagaaaggaggaaggctCTGTATGAAGTgcttcaagaaaatgaaaag TTGCACAAAGAAATTGAACAGAAAGATGGTGAAATTGCCCgcctaaaagaagaaaatgaagagctaATGTCCCTTGCTGAACATGTGCATTATATGACCAGCATGATTGAG aGGCTAACTGGGGAAGCACCTGACAATCTTGAGACACTGAAGAGTCTGCCTCTAGAGGAAtccaaacaagaaaatgaagagctTAACCATGAAGATGATGCAGACAGTGCTTCTGAAGAAGGGCCATCACAAGTATCATGTGGCTTAAGGGAGAGTATATCAGATCTTGCTTCAAAGGAAGCAAATAATTTGCAACTGGAATGA
- the GMNN gene encoding geminin isoform X2 has protein sequence MNSKMKQKPNAEKSSGSLQKYLTDTTCSAAPRRTLKMIQPSATGCLVGRRNEKKSSVKRKLWNNKFTSKASKAEVSVEKEQENENMNDVVQAVDLMVKGSPSSQYWKELAEERRKALYEVLQENEKRLTGEAPDNLETLKSLPLEESKQENEELNHEDDADSASEEGPSQVSCGLRESISDLASKEANNLQLE, from the exons ATGAAttccaaaatgaaacagaaaccGAACGCAGAAAAATCATCGGGATCTTTGCAG AAGTACCTCACAGACACCACATGCAGTGCTGCCCCAAGACGGACTCTTAAAATGATTCAGCCTTCAGCAACAGGTTGCCTGGTTGGCAGACGTAATGAG AAGAAATCTTCAGTCAAAAGGAAACTCTGGAATAACAAGTTCACCTCAAAGGCTTCTAAAGCTGAGGTGTCTGTGGAGAAGGAGCAAGAAAATGAGAATATGAATGATGTTGTTCAAGCTGTAGATCTCATGGTAAAAG GAAGTCCTTCATCTCAATATTGGAAAGAATTGgctgaagaaaggaggaaggctCTGTATGAAGTgcttcaagaaaatgaaaag aGGCTAACTGGGGAAGCACCTGACAATCTTGAGACACTGAAGAGTCTGCCTCTAGAGGAAtccaaacaagaaaatgaagagctTAACCATGAAGATGATGCAGACAGTGCTTCTGAAGAAGGGCCATCACAAGTATCATGTGGCTTAAGGGAGAGTATATCAGATCTTGCTTCAAAGGAAGCAAATAATTTGCAACTGGAATGA
- the C2H6orf62 gene encoding uncharacterized protein C6orf62 homolog isoform X1 — MGDPNSRKKQALNRLRAQLRKKKESLADQFDFKMYIAFVFKDKKKKSALFEVSEVIPVMTNNYEENILKGVRDSSYSLESSLELLQKDVVQLHAPRYQSMRRDVIGCTQEMDFILWPRNDIEKIVCLLFSRWKGSDEPFRPVQAKFEFHHGDYEKQFLHVLSRKDKTGIVVNNPNQSVFLFIDRQHLQTPKNKATIFKLCSICLYLPQEQLTHWTVGTIEDHLRPYMPE, encoded by the exons ATGGGGGACCCAAACTCCCGGAAGAAACAAGCTCTGAACAGACTTCGTGCTCagcttagaaagaaaaaagaatctttaGCTGACCAGTTTGACTTCAAGATGTACATTGCCTTTGTGTTCAAAGACAAG aagaaaaagtcaGCGCTTTTTGAAGTGTCTGAAGTGATACCAGTCATGACCaataattatgaagaaaatatccTGAAAGGTGTGCGGGATTCCAGCTATTCTTTGGAAAGTTCCTTAGAGCTTCTGCAGAAGGATGTAGTACAGCTTCATGCACCCCGCTACCAGTCTATGCGCAGG GATGTGATCGGCTGTACCCAGGAGATGGACTTCATTCTTTGGCCTCGTAATGATATTGAGAAGATAGTCTGTCTCCTGTTTTCTCGGTGGAAGGGATCTGATGAACCCTTTAGGCCTGTTCAg GCCAAGTTTGAATTTCATCATGGTGACTatgaaaaacagtttctgcaTGTTCTGAGCCGAAAGGACAAGACTGGAATTGTTGTCAACAACCCTAACCAGTCAGTGTTTCTCTTCATTGACAGACAGCACTTGCAG ACTCCAAAAAACAAAGCTACAATCTTCAAGTTATGCAGCATCTGCCTGTACCTGCCACAGGAGCAGCTCACTCACTGGACGGTTGGTACCATAGAGGATCACCTCCGTCCTTACATGCCAGAGTAA
- the C2H6orf62 gene encoding uncharacterized protein C6orf62 homolog isoform X2 produces the protein MGDPNSRKKQALNRLRAQLRKKKESLADQFDFKMYIAFVFKDKKKKSALFEVSEVIPVMTNNYEENILKGVRDSSYSLESSLELLQKDVVQLHAPRYQSMRRDVIGCTQEMDFILWPRNDIEKIVCLLFSRWKGSDEPFRPVQAKFEFHHGDYEKQFLHVLSRKDKTGIVVNNPNQSVFLFIDRQHLQMFSAWTL, from the exons ATGGGGGACCCAAACTCCCGGAAGAAACAAGCTCTGAACAGACTTCGTGCTCagcttagaaagaaaaaagaatctttaGCTGACCAGTTTGACTTCAAGATGTACATTGCCTTTGTGTTCAAAGACAAG aagaaaaagtcaGCGCTTTTTGAAGTGTCTGAAGTGATACCAGTCATGACCaataattatgaagaaaatatccTGAAAGGTGTGCGGGATTCCAGCTATTCTTTGGAAAGTTCCTTAGAGCTTCTGCAGAAGGATGTAGTACAGCTTCATGCACCCCGCTACCAGTCTATGCGCAGG GATGTGATCGGCTGTACCCAGGAGATGGACTTCATTCTTTGGCCTCGTAATGATATTGAGAAGATAGTCTGTCTCCTGTTTTCTCGGTGGAAGGGATCTGATGAACCCTTTAGGCCTGTTCAg GCCAAGTTTGAATTTCATCATGGTGACTatgaaaaacagtttctgcaTGTTCTGAGCCGAAAGGACAAGACTGGAATTGTTGTCAACAACCCTAACCAGTCAGTGTTTCTCTTCATTGACAGACAGCACTTGCAG atgttttcTGCATGGACCTTGTGA